Proteins co-encoded in one Paracrocinitomix mangrovi genomic window:
- a CDS encoding T9SS type A sorting domain-containing protein: protein MKKSIFSSVFLFSQFCLFGQLSAEKTIVTEFIPTQSERPVSQVSDRNIGDIIWSDDFSTPANWTAAGPSTNFLDNGWSIGTTTLGWYFGTSGDMGTSGNFARFVNGDPTGSGPAVINNGPFTLEYNSTIDLTGIPAPHLQFEQYGARFITLQAVEVSTDGGTTWYEAVNNNDITPLTSGGGSIYPKPMTVSANIAPLITGDPSNVSIRLLWDGQMNGPQMNYLEYAWFVDNVRVVEGANYDVEITDAYFRSGTGYDPDGLEYYIVPQNQLTTINFSAIAYNNGAQTHTGVKLQANVDYAGNVFSNTSSTVDLVPYVSDSLFVVATYTPASGNGIYDFNWNVGGTNAEQITNNDTLTDYITVTSGKYSRARPVQEGAITNVASNSGNPMEIGNVMEIFNNGNLFNIGIQVNDVTDNIGQLMYGTVYVYDGVNFNWAGQTNDYVITSGDLGNEVSLDFFSPIPVNAGSIILVCAGHYGGSPETSFATAQPTIEGSVLGFASGSLFSLSNPDAIMVSVGTVQDYFIQNTAPICQGDSVDVNGTYYYSSTVVTENYTAVDGGDSIVETTIIVDTPYETTNTINICQGDTYVVGTSTYTSTGNYSDTLVLNNGTCDSIIHTNLTVTPLPNAATTNNADTIFAVTAGLQYQWVDCNNSFAPINGETGQQFVATQDGTYAVIVTDNGCSSTSACTVILGVGFGENELDQVKVYPNPNNGSFTVDLGALEINNTYLALRNGIGQLIFENSQVNNSVLYFDDLNLSVGVYYLTITNNDKTGVVKFIVK, encoded by the coding sequence ATGAAGAAGTCTATATTTTCATCAGTATTTCTATTTTCTCAATTTTGCTTGTTTGGGCAATTAAGTGCAGAAAAAACAATTGTTACAGAATTTATTCCAACTCAATCAGAACGTCCTGTTTCTCAAGTTTCAGATAGAAACATAGGAGACATTATTTGGTCTGATGACTTTAGTACACCAGCCAATTGGACGGCAGCAGGTCCATCAACTAACTTTCTTGATAATGGTTGGTCAATTGGAACCACCACCTTAGGTTGGTACTTTGGTACTTCAGGAGATATGGGTACTTCCGGTAATTTTGCAAGATTTGTGAATGGTGATCCTACAGGAAGTGGACCGGCAGTTATTAATAATGGTCCATTTACTTTGGAGTATAATTCAACTATCGACTTAACCGGAATTCCTGCACCACATTTGCAGTTTGAACAATACGGAGCAAGATTTATTACGCTTCAAGCAGTTGAAGTAAGTACTGATGGAGGTACTACATGGTACGAAGCTGTTAATAACAATGATATTACACCTTTAACATCAGGAGGAGGAAGCATTTATCCTAAGCCAATGACGGTTTCAGCTAATATAGCTCCGCTCATCACAGGTGATCCCTCTAATGTTTCAATTAGATTATTATGGGATGGACAAATGAATGGTCCTCAAATGAATTACTTGGAATATGCATGGTTTGTTGATAACGTGAGAGTTGTAGAAGGAGCTAATTATGACGTTGAAATCACAGATGCTTATTTCAGATCAGGAACAGGATATGATCCTGATGGTTTAGAGTATTATATTGTTCCGCAAAATCAGTTGACGACAATTAATTTTTCAGCAATTGCTTATAACAATGGCGCACAAACCCATACGGGGGTTAAGTTGCAAGCAAATGTTGATTATGCAGGAAATGTTTTTAGTAACACTTCATCTACGGTAGATTTAGTTCCTTACGTTTCGGATTCTTTATTTGTAGTAGCAACTTATACTCCAGCTTCAGGAAATGGTATTTACGATTTCAACTGGAATGTTGGCGGTACCAATGCCGAGCAAATAACAAATAATGACACCTTAACAGATTATATAACTGTTACATCCGGTAAATATTCAAGAGCAAGACCAGTGCAAGAAGGTGCAATAACCAATGTGGCATCAAACTCTGGTAATCCAATGGAAATTGGGAATGTTATGGAGATTTTCAATAATGGAAACCTTTTTAATATTGGAATTCAGGTCAATGATGTAACGGATAATATCGGTCAATTAATGTACGGTACTGTATATGTTTATGATGGAGTTAATTTCAACTGGGCAGGGCAAACAAATGACTATGTAATAACAAGTGGTGATTTAGGGAATGAAGTTAGTCTAGATTTCTTTTCGCCAATACCTGTTAATGCAGGTTCAATTATTTTGGTTTGTGCCGGACATTATGGAGGATCTCCGGAAACGTCATTTGCAACAGCTCAGCCTACAATTGAGGGTTCTGTTTTAGGATTTGCTTCCGGATCGCTTTTTAGTTTATCAAATCCTGATGCTATTATGGTGAGTGTAGGTACAGTTCAGGATTATTTCATCCAAAATACAGCTCCAATTTGTCAGGGAGATTCGGTTGACGTTAATGGTACTTATTATTACAGTTCAACAGTTGTAACGGAAAATTATACAGCAGTAGATGGAGGAGATAGTATTGTTGAAACTACTATCATTGTTGATACTCCTTATGAAACTACCAATACAATTAATATTTGTCAGGGAGATACTTATGTTGTAGGTACTTCAACTTATACTTCTACAGGTAATTATTCTGACACTTTGGTACTTAATAATGGAACTTGTGATAGTATTATTCATACAAACTTGACAGTTACTCCGTTACCAAATGCCGCTACAACTAACAATGCAGATACAATTTTTGCAGTGACGGCTGGTTTACAGTATCAATGGGTAGATTGTAATAATTCTTTTGCTCCTATTAATGGTGAAACAGGGCAGCAGTTTGTAGCAACTCAGGACGGAACTTATGCTGTTATAGTAACAGACAACGGATGTTCATCAACATCTGCTTGTACTGTAATATTAGGAGTTGGTTTTGGTGAGAATGAATTGGATCAAGTTAAAGTGTATCCAAATCCTAATAATGGTTCTTTCACTGTTGATTTAGGCGCACTGGAAATCAACAACACCTACCTTGCATTGCGCAACGGAATTGGTCAATTGATATTTGAAAATTCACAAGTAAATAACAGTGTTTTATATTTTGATGATTTGAATTTATCAGTTGGAGTATATTATTTAACTATTACCAACAATGACAAAACAGGAGTTGTTAAGTTTATTGTAAAATAA
- a CDS encoding sodium:solute symporter family protein yields MEIHYIDLIIFVVYLIIMLLVGVYFMRKNKSNEDYYVGGRGMGAGHIGLSVVATDVGGGFSIGLGGLGFAMGISGSWMLFTGLIGAWLSAVLLIPKVYPIAKKYKFISFPEALKHYYNAKVALVAAIISLIGYLGFTSSQILAGAKLASATFPSIGINDAVLLMGIIAVIYTVLGGIKAVIYTDTVQWIILMGGLIFIGIPLGYSAIGGIDAIQKHLGPEFLSLGNIGWSDIFNWMITIVPIWFVGMTLYQRIYACRDEKTAKKAWKIAGLFEWPVMAFMGVLLGLFARVAFEQGMFTADGYPIGSSMDQELGLPLLLRNILPIGLMGLMMSAYFSAIMSTADSCLMAASGNLSRDILGKLLRKNKAEIDHRAEIKNAQWMTFAIGAIAILLAMLMTEVLEMMLYSYAFMVSGLFVPVIGMLVLKKPSSTAAISAMIVGGLTTVIITVFLKLENSSLPYKLDPNLVGIISSAIIFIIVNRWHNSNSANIQMEAIK; encoded by the coding sequence ATGGAGATACACTATATCGACCTAATCATTTTTGTTGTTTATCTAATTATCATGCTACTTGTAGGCGTATACTTCATGCGCAAAAACAAATCAAACGAAGATTACTACGTTGGAGGAAGAGGTATGGGTGCCGGACATATTGGCCTATCAGTGGTTGCCACAGATGTAGGTGGAGGATTTTCCATAGGATTAGGTGGATTAGGATTTGCAATGGGAATTAGCGGAAGCTGGATGTTATTTACCGGTTTAATAGGCGCTTGGCTAAGTGCTGTATTGCTGATACCAAAAGTTTATCCGATTGCAAAAAAATACAAGTTCATAAGTTTCCCTGAAGCTTTGAAACATTACTACAATGCAAAAGTTGCTTTGGTGGCAGCCATCATTTCATTGATCGGATATTTAGGGTTTACGAGTTCGCAAATTTTGGCAGGCGCCAAATTGGCATCTGCTACATTTCCTTCAATTGGAATTAATGATGCTGTACTACTAATGGGAATTATTGCTGTAATCTATACAGTGCTTGGTGGAATTAAAGCAGTAATCTATACCGATACCGTACAATGGATAATATTAATGGGAGGGCTAATTTTTATTGGAATACCTTTAGGTTACTCTGCTATTGGAGGTATAGATGCAATCCAAAAACACCTTGGCCCTGAATTTTTATCACTTGGAAATATTGGTTGGTCTGATATTTTTAATTGGATGATTACAATAGTTCCTATTTGGTTTGTTGGGATGACCCTTTATCAAAGAATTTATGCGTGTAGAGATGAGAAAACAGCTAAAAAAGCATGGAAGATAGCCGGATTATTTGAGTGGCCGGTTATGGCATTCATGGGTGTGTTATTGGGATTATTTGCCAGAGTAGCTTTTGAACAAGGAATGTTTACTGCAGACGGGTATCCAATAGGATCAAGTATGGATCAAGAGTTAGGATTACCATTACTATTGCGAAATATTTTACCTATTGGATTAATGGGGTTAATGATGTCAGCTTATTTTTCAGCAATTATGAGTACTGCTGATAGTTGTTTGATGGCTGCATCCGGTAATCTAAGTCGTGACATTTTAGGTAAATTGTTGAGAAAAAACAAAGCTGAAATTGATCATAGGGCAGAAATTAAAAATGCCCAATGGATGACATTTGCTATTGGTGCCATTGCCATTTTACTTGCCATGTTAATGACTGAAGTTTTAGAAATGATGCTGTATTCCTATGCCTTTATGGTTTCAGGTTTGTTTGTTCCAGTAATAGGTATGTTGGTATTAAAAAAACCTTCATCCACAGCAGCTATATCAGCAATGATTGTGGGTGGTTTAACCACAGTTATAATTACAGTATTTTTGAAATTAGAAAACAGCAGTTTACCTTATAAATTAGATCCAAATCTAGTAGGTATAATTTCTTCTGCGATCATTTTCATAATTGTTAATAGATGGCACAATTCAAATTCTGCTAATATTCAAATGGAGGCTATTAAGTAA
- a CDS encoding 4Fe-4S binding protein, whose translation MKLLKNIGLAIFLLGLVIFTALPFLGSFKMSEQIMLEQLSEQELGNLQSDFEEKIIDVEFGTSSAFGNAVIDIYNTKNEELKANEEWDKVMYTQEKEFAFKLAKASTTGFVADNKLLLFFLSFGLGILGALIYVYQDLKLLGPAGIKNDGVYHSAAQNRGWIGIVTFLWLVSFYVLLYFNPHIIVNLTNVVDPVKHLFNPEAGASQWFLYGFLYTVTMIVMGIRMLIKYRHNKYQVVRTITVVLFQLIFAFLMVEILPLFDLPAKDLKNAWPLDHYFLFDWNVQQLLSSGHFGKFLFFWGIILSIIVVPVMVYFFGKRWYCSWVCGCGGLAETLGDPYRQLSNKKLWTWKLERWLINGVLVFAVIMTIYTGYHTYNVYNNPDMDGKDILFGLSAYDVRSWYGFLIGSIFAGVIGTGFYPILGNRSWCRFGCPLAAYMGIVQRFKSRFRITTNGGQCISCGNCSTYCEQGIDVRAYAQKGQNIVRSSCVGCGVCAAVCPRGVLKLENGPEEGRFGNEGPIVLGNDGFKIDV comes from the coding sequence ATGAAGTTGTTGAAAAACATAGGACTCGCCATCTTTTTGCTTGGATTAGTAATTTTTACTGCACTTCCATTTTTGGGGTCTTTTAAAATGTCTGAGCAAATCATGCTTGAACAATTGAGTGAGCAGGAATTGGGTAATTTACAATCAGATTTTGAAGAGAAAATTATTGATGTTGAATTTGGAACCTCTTCAGCTTTTGGTAATGCAGTAATTGACATTTATAATACTAAAAATGAAGAGCTAAAAGCAAATGAGGAGTGGGATAAGGTAATGTATACCCAAGAAAAAGAATTTGCATTCAAATTAGCCAAAGCTTCCACTACAGGCTTCGTGGCAGATAACAAATTACTATTATTCTTCCTTTCTTTTGGATTGGGAATTTTAGGTGCGTTAATCTATGTCTATCAAGATTTAAAGTTGTTAGGACCTGCTGGAATCAAGAATGACGGAGTATATCATAGTGCTGCTCAAAACAGAGGTTGGATTGGTATCGTCACTTTTTTATGGTTGGTATCCTTTTACGTCCTTCTTTATTTCAATCCGCATATCATTGTCAATCTGACCAATGTTGTAGATCCGGTTAAACATTTGTTTAATCCAGAGGCTGGAGCTTCACAATGGTTTTTGTATGGCTTTTTGTATACCGTTACTATGATAGTGATGGGAATCAGAATGCTGATTAAGTACCGACACAATAAGTATCAAGTAGTAAGAACCATTACAGTAGTATTGTTTCAGTTGATTTTTGCTTTCCTAATGGTGGAGATTCTACCATTGTTTGATTTACCTGCGAAAGATTTAAAAAATGCCTGGCCATTAGACCATTATTTCCTATTTGATTGGAATGTACAGCAATTGTTGAGCAGTGGTCATTTTGGAAAGTTTCTTTTCTTCTGGGGAATTATTTTGTCAATTATCGTAGTTCCGGTAATGGTTTACTTTTTTGGAAAAAGATGGTACTGCAGTTGGGTTTGCGGATGTGGAGGACTAGCAGAAACTTTAGGAGATCCTTACAGACAATTGTCTAACAAAAAGCTTTGGACTTGGAAATTAGAAAGATGGCTGATTAACGGAGTGCTTGTATTTGCTGTAATCATGACAATCTATACTGGTTATCACACTTACAATGTGTACAATAATCCGGATATGGACGGAAAGGATATCTTATTTGGCTTGTCTGCTTATGATGTTCGTAGTTGGTACGGATTCCTTATTGGGTCCATCTTTGCAGGTGTTATTGGAACAGGATTCTATCCAATATTAGGTAATAGATCATGGTGCCGATTTGGTTGTCCGTTGGCAGCATATATGGGAATTGTTCAAAGATTCAAATCTCGCTTCAGAATTACTACAAATGGTGGACAATGTATTTCATGTGGAAACTGTTCAACCTACTGCGAGCAAGGAATTGATGTTCGTGCATATGCCCAAAAGGGACAAAATATTGTCCGTTCTTCATGTGTAGGATGTGGCGTTTGTGCAGCAGTTTGCCCAAGAGGAGTGCTTAAATTGGAAAACGGTCCTGAAGAGGGTCGATTTGGAAATGAAGGCCCAATCGTCTTAGGAAACGACGGTTTTAAAATTGATGTGTAA